The Nilaparvata lugens isolate BPH chromosome 14, ASM1435652v1, whole genome shotgun sequence DNA segment tgtttgttgcccgagccgtcaccgactagttcagtttacttttgACGGTGACGGTGCGGCCTTGTTTAACATAGAGAGTGAAAAACTTATTAGAGTACGGAATTTCCAATTTTGTACAATCAATAAAGTGATGAGAAATGTGGTTGAacggaaaaaattgaaataaaagtaGAACCAACTTTAGTAGAACACTTTCATCgtacaaaactggaaaattcgAGAAACCAAATACCTATTTGGCTTAAGCCAAAGCTATGATATAGGCAATTATactttttcttttacttttatataaacaacaaaaagtataaaagagGGAACTCGTGACTGTttcttaaatttaaattaaaaactaATTACGGTGGATGCAGAAGAAAAGCTAgaagattacaattttcttgCTGATATATATTTCCGATACATAACTGATGATGGTATTGCTTTGCACCGAAATATATTCCAGCACTATGCGATTATCATCTTCTATGTCTGCAGGTAGGctaattagtttaaaattgaaaatataaatttaaatcggatgtaacaagcttttaatagtgttatattattaacaatagtttaccacattcagaaatcagactACTAAAACAGTATCACAACAGAACTGAGACACGGCTGTCGCACGGCATGTGTGAAAATATGTCCATCTTCAGTACCCGCAGCAACACAGAATAACAAGCTTAGAAAAAGGGCCACATTATAGCGGAATAAGAGCTTATAACTCTCtttttactgaaataaaatgtattgagaGCTCAGAAATGTTTAAGAATGCAATAGCCTAAAAGCTAAATTGATCGATGCATCTCCGTACAGTTTAGAGGAAAGCTTATTCAACTGTTGGTGCATGTAGGGATTTCTGTTTGCAAGCATATTTTTAACTCATTTGTATGTtctgattttcttcttttttctgttttataatattacttttttaGTACCTATTAGTAGGTACCTACTATCTAGTACGACAAAGTATTGTAACAATACTTTTGACGTGTCTTATACTACAAAGCTTTGCTTGATTCTGTAGTGTTATATAAcgaaaactaaactaaactgtGTTCTCCTAATACCTCCATCACCGTGTCGCGGGCTTAGCCACTACCtccgtttacggaggtagtgacgGCACAGTGGTGACGGGCTCGGTGTGGTTATGTGTCCCGGCCTTAATCTGTGAGCTGTCATCTgtatttgaaacaattaaaataGATTACCGTCTGTTTAAACTCAATTaacttatttttatcaaaacacATGTTTACTGTACCACTttacttgaaataaaaatagaatacaaTTTCATTTCTCTTCTGCGCGAAGAGATACACATCCACTTGACAAAAACATAGCTTCAAAATTTGTTTGTATTACCTAAATTACACAAATTATACAACACAATCAAAACTAACACAGATTCCTATTAGAATACTTTCTATCTGTTCTCTACGCACACTGATATAAAACATAACTAAATACTGGATTAGTGTTTTTATCagtgtattttttaatttgtgatttgtctatttttttatataaattacaagaaaagcAAAGGTTTACAACAACAAAGTGCAAAAAAACTTTTTGAATAAAGCGCCCTGTCAAGTGAAAGCTTGATTTCGTTGACATAAATCCAACATcatggaaattaaaaataatggcaatggaTTTCACATGCATATATTCAATATGGCGACAAATGCAGAGATTGAAGAATTAGAAAGTTGGGAAGATTTAACGGATGaggtacaatttttattatcattgctCGTTTTaactaatattataatatttttataattacagTAATATAATTTACCTAAATTTTTTGAGCAAATCATATCAAACTACTTGTTCCCATTTCGTGACTTGATTCAATTTTGTTCTAAAGGTGATAAAAAGGGTAAAAACTGTATTTATCTGTTTAATTGACGTTGTTTTATTTCTTAAAATTGTATTTCTGTGTCTCTTTACTATTAGTTTTGTCCAAATCATTGTAAATTCACCGGTTCTAGAAAAGTTGGGTTATGTAGGATTTCATGGTTATAAATTTACTAATCCTCTATAGAAATCAATTTGGTGTCTTAACATGATTGTTTCTGGGTAAATTAGCAATAAGTTAATAATTTATCAGccttttgaaattcaataaaattcaacttttaatttatcCTACAGTTTGTTGAGGATTGTTGCATCGAAACCTATAAATAACcatcaaagttattaataaaatgccAGTATTGATTAGTAGAATTCTTTCTTCAGGATTATTGTGTTTGCCAAATATTTTAAGCTGCATTTGAAGGGTATTATTTTTGTAGgcttttctaaattaaattaaagttACATGTTTGAATGGAAAGGTTGCGAAGATTGTAAATATTAGATGTAATGTCTATTTTGTACGTTGAACTAAATGAGTCACAAAATTTAgatttcttgtttgaaattttaacatgaatATAGGAATAACAAAAGGCTTAAGTTGTTGAATTAGTCAACTATTGGTtaaggtttatttatttatcattcacaatcaacttGAGGACagagaaacagactacagtccaaaacttcttttcattccaatttcatagaataaaataaaggttatgtgagacttttcaattcttcaccaATTTCCACATTAAAACAAGGTTGATCTAGTATACGTAATAAGAAGGTTTTAAGAGGTACCAACCTTTTTTGGCATATTCAAAGGGTTTAAACCCTTTGTAAAAGTTACGCTGCAAGGTTTCttggtttttgaattttttaaattcatatcaatTTTTTGGGGGATTTATAATAGGCTACTATTTTTTTCTGTATTACTATTCAATTGCGTTTTTGAAACTGTTTAACACTGAAATTATGTAGAGAAATGTTTAACTTCTTCTCatgtatattttataaacaCTATTAGGCCTAAGTTATATTAATATGAGGTACCCCTGATACAGCCGTATTCAGCATTTTTTGAATGATTCAAAGAGCGTAGAGGGCTTCTATTTTGTTGTTGTAGAGtttcttgatttgttttttgTAGGTTTGCATGTTTGATGATAGCTTTTATTTGCTTTAATATAATTCATCATTACAAAagaaaaatcagctgtcaactGGATTCATGCTGATTCATGCTTCAATGTAACTTGAACGATTACTTTTGAAATTCTACTGCTTTCAATAGAATAACTGACGGAATATCACTGGCATTTCTAGTCCGCGGGTAGTTGAAAACACAGTTGTCTGCATAGGTATTACTTCAAACTAGCAGGTAACGGAGCCGGGCTCCGCaatggtctattttaaaacttgacgtaattaaatcttcaagaattgaaaataagcctatgaccatcctcggttaattgaaAATCTTTATGCCAAATTTCCAGgtaatcagtctagtagttgagtttgagacgtgatgatgagtcaAACATTACTTTCCTTTCCtgtgagtgtataagccagttctttcctttagtAGGCTATAgatgattgaacaattttattcttgtgTGTGAagcaatatttcaatttgtttgttCTGATTTTTGTAGATATTGGAAAGGAATTTAGCCAAAATGAAGACAATCTCTACAGCGGAGAAACAGAATGTAGAGTGagtacaaaaattcaaattttctttggtattttcattttattattctataatgagcaaatattattcatactgTTTTTGGCATTTACCTGTCAGGTTAGCAGTGACTAATGGAGGTAGATTTACACataacagtgacagtgaaaagtgaaaatataattcccataagctCTAAAgggattattcatactcatTCGGCCGGGCTAAGTGGGAATAGACCAATTAGAGCACGTGAGAATTAAGTTATATTCCATTGTTCACCGTCACTGTGTAAACAGTccagtatataggaggtcctgatagAGCCGAgcggctatagtgaggtccacgttataatggcattgaagaaagataggagaaaaacgttgccgatcctctgtcttgtcaatgccttctatagaccgTAGCTgattcaggtttattgatgtaatattaactgtcaattctcgtttaaaataatcaattatattttattgagcaagaaattgtatttttcaataatttcaaaatgaatttttataattaagatgattattaattctacattgttaaaagacgatctggtaataaagcaaagcgagaaagagatagcgctatccgctttgttgaatgatagacaaggatagcagcaaaaccattgctaatcaaacacttccattataacgtggacctcactatagagtagTTGAAGTCGTCGCTTTGGAATCCCACCTTTAGATTGTGAACtgttaggcccggttgcacaaaagccggttaaattgtaatcgtgattaatttcacgagaaacaatcagagaaggtgttcttgaaaagacggcttctctgattggctctcatggaattaatcacggttaaattttaaccggctttttGCAACCAGCACTCAGTTTTATAAATCATTTCATCAAATCACGCTCTTTCCATTACCaacctaaaataaaaaaaaacatatatatGAGCATCATCAGCCTGCAAAAAACCAGTTTACATCCTCCGAATTTTTCATATACATAAATTCTAGTCTTTTTCAATtgttcataaaatttattttcactgTTTTCATCGTAGTGTAACTAGTCAGGAATGCTGTATGcacgtataaaatgagcgctgctatccagagattgtcagtttggtgtaaggttAAGctttcctgactagcaattaggtGGTACCGGATTCGATTCCCGGGCTAGTAAATAATTCATGGATCTCTCATCAAATCTCCATCTAGCTgtcaaccctgttgtcaatatttgcagtagcagaagtctttggggtgttctacagaatttaatttggattttcgttgaataataattatacagtattatttgTTACATTCTGGGTTTAATCCAACCAGATTAATGATTTCTCCTACTTCAAcatgttcttgttcttcttttcaTCTTCCTTTTTCTTATTAGTCGTTTCCTTTACTCCTTATCTTTCTTCTACTTATTGtctcttcctcttcattcttttcACTCTCCTTTCCTTATTCACTCATTCTtctttttattgtgttttatattatcctcctcctcctctttttactttccttgccctatcaccataggtaaggaaagtattgctttccgaaaaaaattaaggtaccccaatttctaaatttctatacgtttcaagttcccctgattccaaaaaagtggtttttgggtattggtctgtatgagtgtatgtgtgtctgtgtacacgatatctcttctcccaattaacggaaagacttgaaatttggaacttaagctccttcccctataaggatccgacatgaacaatttcgatcaaatgcaattcaaggtggcggctaaaatggcgaaaatgttgtcaaaaacaggggttttcgcgattttctcgaaaacggctccaacgtttttgatcaaatttatacctaaaatagtcattgataagctgtatcaactgccactagtcccatatctgtaaaaatttcaggagctccgccccatctatgcaaagtttgattttagattcccaattatcaggtttcagatacaatttaaacaaaaaatttcgagtggaaaagattgaacatgaaaatctctacaattaatgtccagtaacattttcacctaaaattggaaataagctcgaaattcgagaaaatgtgattatccaattgcaaactgttggcaactgttgattctattaaatgattcactatgaagagatagcagaccacgTATaactccagcgttattgtcctgtcaccagcttgctcagatctttgtttataagtagacttgagaagcgcgggaacactagcgtcaggtgatcaattttcacggcaaggaaagttgtatgagtgtgccacaccagatttttcttcttcttcttcacctccttccATGTCTTCTCCTTCTCGCTCTTCTCATCCCCGTTTCTCTTCTTGCTGTCATCTTCTTATTATGATTTCccacctcttcctctttctcataCAGTGTCCTTCTTCTTATGCTTCTCTTTCCACTCGCTTTTCATATCCTCATATTCCTTCTTactattttcttgttcttgttcaccttcttccccttcttcttcttcttttccatacTCTTTACTcgttctctttctccttcttgttttcttcttcttcttttcctcctccttctccttccccttctccttctccttctccagctcctcttccttcttctgctcctcctcctcctcctcttccacctccttctcGTCCCGTTCTTCTTCTCTACATACCCTCCACATCATCATATTCCTTGTTGCTGTTCTTCTCTCATCCTCCTCTTTCTACTCCTTTTTCTCTCCCTCCTctccatcttcctcctccttcggtggtgatttattgtatttaatttgaattttcgtttaataataatcatagcctactgtaatattttaatgaattgtgtcgtTCTCCAGCCTGAAACCATCGACAGTGTTGCTAGATAGCAACGACATCCGTTCGCGATTCCTGACGACACAGCCGACCGTGAAGATCCTGAAGCGACCGAGCGAGTCGCAGGCGACAGGCGACCAGTCGCACGCGACTTGTGTGAACGGCAGTGCGGCGCCGCAACGAAAGAGTCTGCAGCAGAGAGAGATGGAGTACGCAGAGGCAAGGCTGAGGATACTGGGGCAAGCACAGAGTCCTGAGGAGAAGGAGCCCACTTTCCAGGAGAGGTTGGTCAAAATACGAAATAATTTCATTCTATAGTGAAATCCTTTCTTAGTCCATACTGTactatttttctgaaaatatctcCTGGTCCTTTTTGGGGGTTTCCCTTTCAGTCATACCTTCATCCACTTACATTCAGCAACAATGTTTTTTGTTctggctgcaagcaaccaggtgatgaatgggatgttagtgtaaacggaggggggtgtttcttctcttctatagtATTTACCAAAATTATACTATCAAATCtttttgaatccttgattggttgggagcttttattggattcgttcattcaaatgcaaagattatcatcattatctaattgtcacctattttagcaactagcaactacgagccaggactCCATTGAAAAAAAGCTTAACattcaacttcaggtttattgagCTAATTAAAACTTCCTACTTAATAAAAACATGTTGTCAcatctcaaattttcaaacaaaacaaagttattcagTAATCGATTCAGAAAAAAAGTATATTCAATTCCAATCTACACATTTTGGGAgtctgctaacttgctgcatttaattcgggcctcggtcattcaATGTTACTAAATTCTGAGTTATATAAGAAAACAACAAACTCAGACGTTATGAAACTTACTACACTCTACTTAAATTCACTCACACAATTAACCTCTTAATTTTACATTTACTGATTCTATCTAATTCGGACTTTTACtaaatcaaaatttctgattaccggaaaacttttcaatttgtccctctggatgggtaacagacccattcagaggaccgaggctcgcacaccgttacatgatGTTTTTCCGGTTACGTCTCAATATGAACTGTgaccttttcactgaaaattattccccctccacgagcataacttccagtggaaaagccaaagctgcaaaaaaaggtcaatggtcgtacaattcccaaatacagGAGCTTTTTcaacaagaaattgaaactgcatttgaaaaatgcacgaaaattgctttaatttcgacaactaagcaacaagttagcaaattcaataaacatggtcaaatattctcacactaaaatcTGAAAGTacgaatcaaagttcattccagttcaaaaacctgaaaaataagacacaaaaaacaactacaatatacCCACTCAATCTCACACTATTACATTAGTATAGGGAAAAGATTCCTGGATCTtttaaaggacacaggtattgatTTGCCCAACTAACGTAGGCCTACTTGGGTCACACAATAAAGCTACATTTGACATGT contains these protein-coding regions:
- the LOC111048272 gene encoding SUZ domain-containing protein 1 isoform X1; this encodes MEIKNNGNGFHMHIFNMATNAEIEELESWEDLTDEILERNLAKMKTISTAEKQNVDLKPSTVLLDSNDIRSRFLTTQPTVKILKRPSESQATGDQSHATCVNGSAAPQRKSLQQREMEYAEARLRILGQAQSPEEKEPTFQERVRQIQNKPTPPSASNNVDQPPSNHISTTTSTLSPQSPVFISHNHFATGTTTILTTPVHYATSPYYAVLPPHHMTIGANMPPPVGNPGAMLAPAKFVPSFSNQSAFRSAQVIRQPRGPDGTRGFQFHQPR